The following are encoded together in the Cyanobacterium aponinum PCC 10605 genome:
- the galE gene encoding UDP-glucose 4-epimerase GalE, whose translation MAILITGGAGYIGSHTVKLLQNRDYDILVFDNLVYGHRDIVEKLGVSFIEGDLCDRTLLDDLFQEHNIEAVIHFAAYAYVGESVENPAKYYRNNVTYTLNLLEAMEKAGIRKIVFSSTCATYGIPEEVPIKETHPQNPINPYGYTKLVVEKMLSDFQRAYNWEYVAFRYFNAAGASSDGLIGEDHNPEPHLIPLILYAALGKRDSISILGDDYPTPDGTCIRDYIHVEDLAQAHLLGLEYLLDGGKSEVFNLGNGNGFSVKEVIKAAKKVTGKDFTVKNAPRRPGDPPILVGSSEKAKKILNWQPQYPDIETIISHAWQWHQSRHK comes from the coding sequence ATGGCTATTTTAATTACTGGTGGTGCTGGTTATATTGGTTCTCACACTGTTAAACTTTTACAAAATAGGGATTATGACATTCTTGTTTTCGATAATTTGGTCTATGGACATCGGGATATTGTTGAGAAACTGGGAGTTAGTTTTATCGAAGGTGATTTGTGCGATCGCACCTTATTAGATGACTTATTTCAAGAGCATAATATAGAAGCAGTGATTCATTTTGCCGCTTATGCTTATGTAGGAGAGTCGGTAGAAAATCCAGCTAAATATTACCGCAATAATGTTACTTATACTCTCAATCTACTCGAAGCAATGGAAAAAGCGGGGATCAGAAAAATAGTCTTTTCCTCTACTTGTGCCACTTATGGCATTCCCGAAGAAGTTCCCATTAAAGAAACACACCCTCAAAATCCAATTAATCCTTACGGTTATACCAAATTAGTGGTAGAAAAGATGTTATCCGATTTCCAGAGGGCTTATAATTGGGAATATGTAGCTTTTCGCTATTTTAATGCAGCAGGTGCATCTAGTGACGGTTTAATCGGAGAAGATCACAATCCTGAACCCCATTTAATACCCTTGATTTTGTATGCGGCTCTAGGAAAAAGAGATTCTATTTCCATTCTGGGAGATGACTACCCAACTCCTGACGGTACTTGTATCCGAGATTATATTCATGTGGAAGATTTAGCCCAAGCCCATCTTTTAGGCTTAGAATATTTATTAGATGGGGGAAAAAGTGAAGTATTTAACCTCGGTAATGGGAATGGTTTTTCCGTTAAAGAGGTAATCAAAGCCGCCAAGAAAGTTACGGGTAAAGATTTCACCGTTAAAAATGCACCTCGTCGCCCCGGAGACCCACCCATATTAGTGGGAAGTAGTGAAAAAGCAAAGAAAATCTTAAATTGGCAACCTCAATACCCAGATATTGAAACTATTATTAGTCATGCTTGGCAATGGCACCAGTCTCGGCATAAGTAG
- a CDS encoding four helix bundle protein — protein MLVKKYLLKISDKGGRNHLGDYIRHLSMANGSLKELETHLMIVGRLGYLKEQELKVTLNKCEEIGRMLHSLIEKLSQNKKG, from the coding sequence TTGTTAGTAAAAAAATACTTATTAAAAATATCGGATAAGGGAGGGAGAAATCATTTGGGTGATTATATTCGTCATCTTTCTATGGCAAATGGCTCACTCAAAGAATTAGAAACTCATTTGATGATTGTAGGACGATTAGGCTATCTTAAAGAGCAAGAATTAAAAGTTACTTTAAACAAATGTGAGGAAATTGGCAGAATGTTACATAGTTTAATCGAAAAACTAAGTCAAAATAAAAAAGGGTGA
- the prfC gene encoding peptide chain release factor 3, translating to MAVTIEQELLKAVSKRRNFAIISHPDAGKTTLTEKLLLYGGAIHEAGAVKARGEQRRVTSDWMELEKQRGISITSTVLQFTYNNYHLNLLDTPGHQDFSEDTYRTLAAADNAVMLIDAAKGLEPQTRKLFEVCKLRSLPIFTFVNKMDRPGREALELLDEIEKELGLKTYPVNYPIGNGDYFKGVFDRRLKKYHLFERVAHGSKEAPEVILSPDDPNLEKYIGDNDLLAQTQEELEILDEIGAEFNLEEIHTGKMTPVFFGSAMTNFGVRLFLESFLEYALQPTPRNSSLGQLEPTHPDFSGFVFKLQANMDPKHRDRVAFVRVCTGKFEKDMTVNHARSGKSVRLSHPQKLFAQGRESIEEAYPGDVIGLNNPGVFAIGDTIYLGQKLEYDGIPSFSPELFCYLKNPNPSKFKQFQKGITQLQEEGAIQIMYSVDDFVREPILAAVGQLQFEVVQFRMLSEYNVETNLEPLPFSVARWVVDGWEALDKVGRIFNTMTVKDGRDRPVLLFRNEWNVGQLQADHPDLKLSSIALL from the coding sequence ATGGCAGTAACTATTGAACAAGAATTATTAAAAGCAGTAAGTAAGCGACGTAACTTTGCAATTATTTCTCACCCTGACGCAGGTAAGACAACTTTGACGGAAAAATTATTACTTTACGGGGGTGCAATTCACGAAGCGGGGGCGGTTAAAGCCAGAGGAGAGCAAAGACGGGTGACTTCTGACTGGATGGAGTTGGAAAAACAAAGAGGAATTTCTATTACTTCTACCGTCTTGCAATTTACCTATAACAACTATCATCTTAATCTTTTGGATACCCCCGGACACCAAGACTTTAGTGAAGATACTTATCGCACTTTAGCGGCGGCAGATAATGCGGTGATGTTAATTGATGCGGCTAAGGGGTTAGAACCTCAAACTCGTAAACTCTTTGAAGTATGTAAGTTGCGATCGCTTCCTATCTTTACTTTTGTTAATAAAATGGATCGCCCCGGTAGAGAGGCTTTAGAATTATTGGATGAAATTGAGAAAGAGTTAGGCTTAAAAACTTATCCTGTCAACTATCCCATCGGTAATGGTGATTATTTTAAAGGGGTGTTTGATCGCCGTCTGAAAAAGTATCATTTATTTGAGAGAGTGGCTCATGGTAGTAAGGAAGCCCCTGAAGTTATTTTATCTCCTGATGACCCCAACTTAGAAAAATATATCGGGGATAATGATTTATTGGCACAAACTCAAGAAGAATTAGAAATACTTGACGAGATAGGTGCAGAGTTTAATCTTGAAGAAATTCACACAGGAAAAATGACTCCTGTTTTCTTCGGTAGTGCAATGACTAACTTTGGGGTACGTCTATTTCTTGAATCATTCCTTGAATATGCTTTACAGCCCACCCCTAGAAATTCCAGTTTAGGGCAATTAGAGCCTACTCATCCCGATTTTAGTGGTTTTGTCTTCAAACTACAGGCAAATATGGATCCTAAACACCGAGACAGAGTTGCTTTTGTTCGGGTTTGCACAGGAAAGTTTGAGAAGGATATGACGGTTAATCATGCCCGTTCAGGAAAATCCGTAAGATTGTCACATCCTCAAAAATTATTTGCTCAGGGGCGAGAATCTATTGAGGAGGCTTATCCGGGGGATGTAATAGGATTGAATAACCCGGGGGTATTTGCCATTGGAGATACCATTTATTTAGGGCAAAAACTGGAATATGATGGTATTCCTTCTTTTTCTCCCGAATTATTCTGTTATCTCAAAAATCCCAATCCTTCTAAATTTAAGCAATTCCAAAAAGGTATTACTCAACTACAAGAAGAGGGAGCAATTCAAATTATGTATTCCGTTGATGATTTTGTCCGTGAACCCATTTTGGCGGCAGTGGGGCAATTGCAGTTTGAGGTAGTGCAATTTAGGATGTTAAGCGAATACAATGTAGAAACAAATCTTGAGCCTCTACCTTTTTCTGTTGCTCGTTGGGTTGTTGACGGTTGGGAAGCCTTAGATAAAGTTGGTCGAATATTTAATACCATGACAGTAAAAGATGGACGCGATCGCCCTGTGTTATTATTTCGTAATGAATGGAACGTGGGACAATTACAAGCAGATCATCCTGATTTAAAATTAAGTTCGATAGCCTTACTATAA
- the psbA gene encoding photosystem II q(b) protein has protein sequence MTTTLQQQQQLSAWEQFCQWITSTNNRLYVGWFGVLMIPCLLTATTCFIIAFIAAPPVDIDGIREPVAGSLLYGNNIISGAVVPSSNAIGLHFYPIWEAASLDEWLYNGGPYQLVVFHFLIGVFCYMGRQWELSYRLGMRPWICVAYSAPVSAATAVFLIYPIGQGSFSDGMPLGISGTFNFMFVFQAEHNILMHPFHMLGVAGVFGGSLFSAMHGSLVTSSLVRETTETESQNYGYKFGQEEETYNIVAAHGYFGRLIFQYASFNNSRALHFFLGAWPVIGIWFTAMGISTMAFNLNGFNFNQSILDSQGHVIGTWADVLNRANIGIEVMHERNAHNFPLDLASAEPVSAPVING, from the coding sequence ATGACTACCACTTTACAGCAACAACAACAGCTTTCCGCATGGGAGCAGTTCTGTCAGTGGATCACTTCTACCAACAACCGTTTATATGTAGGTTGGTTTGGTGTATTAATGATCCCTTGTTTATTAACTGCAACCACTTGTTTCATCATCGCTTTCATCGCAGCTCCTCCCGTTGATATTGACGGTATTCGCGAGCCTGTAGCTGGTTCTTTATTATACGGTAACAACATCATCTCTGGTGCGGTTGTTCCTTCTTCCAACGCTATTGGTTTACACTTCTATCCTATCTGGGAAGCAGCTTCCTTAGATGAGTGGTTATACAACGGTGGTCCTTACCAATTGGTAGTATTCCACTTCTTGATCGGTGTATTTTGCTACATGGGTCGTCAGTGGGAATTATCTTACCGTTTAGGTATGCGTCCTTGGATCTGTGTTGCTTACTCTGCACCTGTATCTGCGGCTACTGCTGTATTCTTAATCTACCCCATTGGACAAGGTTCTTTCTCTGATGGTATGCCTTTAGGTATCTCTGGAACTTTCAACTTCATGTTTGTGTTCCAAGCTGAGCATAACATCTTAATGCACCCCTTCCATATGCTTGGTGTAGCTGGTGTATTTGGTGGATCTTTATTCTCTGCGATGCACGGTTCTTTAGTAACTTCTTCCTTAGTGCGTGAAACCACTGAAACCGAATCTCAAAACTACGGTTACAAATTCGGTCAAGAAGAAGAAACCTACAACATCGTAGCAGCTCACGGCTATTTCGGTCGTTTGATCTTCCAATATGCTTCTTTCAACAACAGCCGTGCGTTACACTTTTTCTTAGGTGCATGGCCTGTAATCGGTATTTGGTTCACCGCAATGGGAATCTCTACCATGGCATTCAACTTAAATGGTTTCAACTTCAACCAGTCTATCTTAGATAGCCAAGGTCATGTAATTGGAACTTGGGCAGACGTATTAAACCGTGCAAACATCGGTATCGAAGTAATGCACGAGCGTAATGCTCACAACTTCCCCTTAGACTTAGCAAGTGCAGAGCCTGTATCTGCTCCTGTAATCAACGGATAG
- a CDS encoding Hpt domain-containing protein produces the protein MNSLNQAYQLFIDEVPELLQEIENGLLNLNHDRSVPVIHGMMRAAHSLKGGAASVGLQGIKNIAHRLEDYLKALYNEDLIIDTELENLFLEAFDSLAVPLKQQLETGDFDRTSAQNKAEEVWQKLDAKLGNVIQQVEDYLPSSEDLGIDIVASMFEVDIAQEIRRLKGLVASPESFNPSQELRESLEILQGLGEVVNLPGFSLIVSMAQQALEKHPDKTIIIAGLLVQDLEESREIVLGGDRISGGNPCSNLLALAEDNQAQVEAKVLHKIAQTQQNTVSVEDPVYQFFMAEVPDLLHEIETGLLSLKEDKSINNINNIMRYAHSLKGGAASVGLDDIKDMAHKLEDYIKALFDESVIVDDELETLFLSGFDCLKNALDEQKKDGNYSLQWQDEAEAVWQQLENKLGDIDNRDYLPSSADLGVDIVESLFEIDIARIIEQLQENIETCTNEELKISVTPVLEVLIGFSEIGNMKGLKSIVDTTFAALAGNPHQTQQIVKYLINDLVQARDDVLSGSSTQGGKPSPELEKLAHNAREGVGELVEGDNLFHPDSENGEDSSLLDFADLASEINSNFDQEGEENIFDVSLDSQEFNFTPESDDKEESTDLSGLIEESETEDIFANFSDESSNQEENYPDLDIFMDNIFGEENQEEDSVSSQQKELQAQSYKFFMEEAVELIALIDNNLETVFQTRDINDINEVARAAHSLKGGSRSAGLEEIGMIALRVEKSLKALFNENIPLDEERKIYLRDIYQTLRQAIVARMENQEFDEKSAMDRVNAQWEVFEAEYGEEIAKSEEFLPSSSDLGIDIATSIFEVDVPEGIANLQQALDSGNPTDLQDTLLMQIEVFSGFGEMLGLPGFTAICETANKALNNNPNQIISITQAFIDNLREAHHLVIEGDRISGGEPSIDLLFLAGEAPITSSEEISTSGNESKEKPVDTSDQAYGFFIEEAPELLQTIETGLLNLREERTTAKIHEMMRAAHSIKGGAASVGLEAIKTIAHELEDIFKVLYNPDIDIDTDLESWLLEGFDCLQNALTTQMETGTYQPQESLEEASQIWAKIRTKLGVYLDRADDYIPSSSDLGVDIVQSMFEVDVEQELQRLKNVLENPSSQPLGGELRATLEVFCGFGEMLNLPGFAEIAQLGLQAAETNPDHILTIINVIIRDAEKARDEVLGGDRIRGGEPSEELKRLAQGESNLEAEDNIFFLDNSEDATEDEPSLNEVFGEVLSTPEEIFPAIDKDTQTTTPPLEDVFQLDFDPSQLEALDQGIADNEEEETPNLEEIFASEFSEEEINLLANASELALENDKNNTIPSLDDVFVADDSGLVNTPEESEDSPLPLDDVFANPDFSLIEADEEAEEEDILSLSEIFSNVELPLENTPVAVEPIEEATPSEEIISQDQNAVNNQSEDIFALPPEDEESSHISTTDQDSADEEEKHPIEAKTPKETHKQTIINLSPEEREVLLSAKGENIEQTIQSINDIYDKLPGLKSQEQIKGTSKKEKSSSKKTPITPTSTAKSGTPSPKSNLTIRVDLDRLERMNNLMGELSINRNGLSLQNNKLQNAVKELIERFANFRQLANNLRDLSDKMLVSPEKFAPRGQVNNNFSLASLTSEDDDLSLHSAFDALEMDRYDNLYNITQGLIEQMIQLEEAVDDIGLFASQSGQTVENQRQMLNRLRDELMWARMLPLGEILNRFPRVLRDLSVKYNKKVNLKLSGTSVLVDKAALEKLYDPLVHLIRNAFDHGIETPELRKQRNKPDVGTIEVKAYHQGNQTVIEIRDDGGGLNLQKIGQKAVEKQLITSEQLAVITKENLLDLIFEPGFSTASAVTEISGRGVGLDIVRSQLRSLKGTISVDSEPNVGTTFILRLPLTLTIDKLLVLSAGVHFYALPSDNIVEIIVPEDRQIKVSGNKRFLHYESKVVPIYPLMDLLEYRCYLPNTASTSQSLDILPTPEEWGKPLLLINLGQELFAMEVDHLVSEQELVIKPFGKALTAPSYTYGCTILGDGTLIPVINTTILLANYLQVSSGGNVAPRRVASSADNMVHSQSFQVSSVLVIDDSAAMRRTLALSLEKAGYRVVQAKDGKDAIEQLQQGLNVNLIICDIEMPNMNGFEFLGQRRRHPEFKKVPVAMLTSRSNDKHRKLATHLGANAYFTKPYIEQKFLESIRNLIEGQKSAVTA, from the coding sequence ATGAATTCACTTAATCAAGCCTATCAGTTATTCATTGATGAAGTCCCAGAACTATTACAAGAAATAGAAAACGGTTTACTTAATTTGAACCATGATAGAAGCGTACCAGTCATTCATGGGATGATGAGAGCGGCTCACTCTCTGAAAGGGGGGGCGGCAAGTGTTGGCTTGCAAGGGATAAAAAATATTGCCCACAGATTAGAAGATTATCTGAAGGCTTTATATAATGAAGATTTAATTATCGATACTGAATTAGAAAACTTATTTTTAGAAGCATTTGATAGTTTAGCTGTACCTCTCAAACAACAACTGGAAACGGGAGATTTCGATCGCACTTCAGCCCAAAATAAAGCAGAAGAAGTGTGGCAAAAGTTAGATGCGAAATTAGGTAATGTGATACAACAAGTAGAAGATTATCTTCCTTCCTCCGAAGATTTAGGAATTGATATAGTGGCTTCCATGTTTGAAGTGGATATTGCTCAAGAAATTCGTCGCTTAAAAGGATTGGTTGCTTCCCCTGAAAGTTTTAATCCCTCCCAAGAGTTGAGAGAATCCTTAGAAATTTTGCAAGGATTGGGGGAAGTGGTTAACTTACCTGGTTTTTCTTTAATCGTTTCCATGGCACAACAGGCTTTAGAAAAACATCCCGATAAAACTATTATTATTGCAGGTTTATTAGTACAAGACTTAGAAGAAAGTAGAGAAATTGTCTTAGGAGGCGATCGCATTTCTGGAGGAAACCCCTGTTCTAACTTACTAGCTTTAGCCGAAGATAATCAAGCACAAGTAGAAGCAAAAGTTCTGCACAAAATAGCTCAAACTCAACAAAATACCGTCAGTGTAGAAGATCCCGTTTATCAATTTTTCATGGCAGAAGTGCCAGATTTGCTTCATGAAATAGAAACAGGTTTATTATCTCTTAAAGAAGATAAAAGTATTAATAATATCAATAATATAATGCGTTATGCTCACTCTCTTAAAGGAGGAGCGGCTAGTGTGGGCTTAGATGACATCAAAGATATGGCACATAAATTAGAAGACTATATTAAAGCCCTATTTGATGAGAGCGTAATTGTTGATGATGAATTAGAAACCCTTTTTCTCTCAGGATTTGATTGTCTTAAAAATGCCCTTGATGAGCAAAAAAAAGATGGTAATTATTCTTTACAGTGGCAAGATGAAGCTGAAGCAGTATGGCAACAGTTGGAAAACAAGTTAGGAGATATTGACAATAGGGATTATTTACCTTCCTCTGCTGATTTAGGGGTTGATATAGTAGAGTCACTATTTGAAATTGATATTGCTAGAATTATTGAACAATTACAAGAAAATATTGAAACTTGCACCAACGAAGAATTAAAAATAAGTGTTACCCCTGTGCTTGAGGTGCTGATTGGTTTCAGTGAAATCGGCAACATGAAAGGTTTAAAAAGCATTGTTGATACAACTTTTGCCGCTCTTGCTGGAAATCCCCACCAAACTCAACAAATAGTCAAATATCTGATTAACGATTTAGTTCAAGCTAGAGATGATGTTTTATCAGGTAGCTCAACTCAGGGAGGTAAACCTTCCCCAGAGTTAGAAAAATTAGCTCACAATGCCCGAGAAGGAGTAGGAGAATTAGTGGAAGGAGATAACCTTTTTCACCCAGACTCAGAAAATGGTGAAGATAGTAGCCTTTTAGATTTTGCTGATTTAGCTTCAGAAATTAATAGTAATTTTGACCAAGAAGGGGAAGAAAATATTTTTGATGTTTCTCTTGATAGTCAAGAGTTTAATTTTACTCCTGAAAGTGATGATAAAGAGGAATCAACAGATTTAAGCGGTTTAATCGAAGAAAGCGAGACAGAAGATATTTTTGCAAACTTTAGCGATGAGAGTAGTAACCAAGAAGAAAATTACCCAGATTTAGATATATTTATGGATAATATTTTTGGGGAAGAAAACCAAGAAGAGGATTCTGTGTCTTCACAGCAGAAAGAATTACAGGCACAATCCTATAAATTTTTTATGGAGGAGGCTGTAGAATTAATCGCCTTAATTGATAATAATTTGGAAACTGTTTTCCAGACAAGAGATATTAATGATATTAACGAGGTAGCAAGGGCGGCACATTCTCTTAAAGGTGGTTCTCGCAGTGCTGGTTTAGAGGAAATTGGCATGATTGCCTTAAGGGTCGAAAAAAGCCTTAAAGCCTTGTTTAACGAAAATATACCCCTTGATGAAGAAAGAAAAATTTATTTGAGAGACATTTATCAAACTCTCCGTCAAGCCATTGTTGCCAGAATGGAAAATCAAGAATTTGACGAAAAATCCGCCATGGATAGGGTAAACGCTCAATGGGAGGTGTTTGAAGCTGAATACGGAGAAGAAATCGCTAAATCAGAGGAATTTTTACCTTCTTCTAGTGACTTGGGCATTGATATTGCTACTTCTATTTTTGAGGTGGATGTGCCTGAAGGTATTGCCAATTTACAACAAGCCTTAGATTCTGGGAATCCCACAGACCTACAAGATACTCTTTTAATGCAGATAGAGGTGTTTTCTGGTTTTGGCGAAATGTTAGGTTTACCCGGTTTTACGGCTATTTGTGAAACGGCAAATAAAGCTCTAAATAATAACCCTAATCAAATCATCTCTATTACTCAAGCCTTTATTGATAACTTACGGGAAGCTCATCATTTAGTGATAGAGGGCGATCGCATCTCTGGAGGAGAACCAAGTATAGATTTATTATTTTTAGCAGGAGAAGCCCCCATTACCTCATCAGAGGAAATATCCACCTCTGGGAACGAATCCAAAGAAAAACCTGTTGACACAAGTGATCAAGCCTATGGATTCTTTATTGAAGAAGCCCCAGAGTTATTACAGACTATTGAAACAGGATTGCTAAACTTACGAGAGGAGCGTACTACCGCAAAAATTCACGAAATGATGAGAGCGGCTCACTCTATCAAAGGAGGAGCGGCCAGTGTTGGTTTAGAAGCCATAAAAACCATAGCTCACGAATTGGAAGATATTTTCAAAGTTTTATATAACCCGGATATTGACATCGACACTGACTTAGAAAGCTGGTTATTGGAAGGGTTTGACTGTCTGCAAAATGCCCTGACAACTCAAATGGAAACAGGTACTTATCAACCTCAAGAAAGCCTAGAGGAAGCATCGCAAATTTGGGCAAAAATTCGCACTAAACTGGGAGTATATTTAGATCGTGCGGATGATTATATTCCCTCGTCTTCGGATTTAGGAGTCGATATTGTTCAATCAATGTTTGAGGTGGATGTTGAACAGGAATTGCAACGCTTGAAAAATGTGCTGGAAAACCCCTCTAGTCAACCTTTAGGTGGAGAGTTACGGGCTACCCTAGAAGTCTTTTGTGGATTTGGTGAAATGTTAAATTTACCCGGATTTGCAGAAATTGCCCAATTGGGTTTACAAGCCGCTGAGACTAATCCTGATCATATTTTAACAATCATCAATGTTATTATTCGAGATGCAGAAAAAGCAAGAGATGAAGTCCTAGGAGGCGATCGCATTCGTGGGGGAGAGCCTAGCGAAGAATTAAAACGCCTAGCTCAAGGAGAAAGTAACCTAGAGGCGGAAGATAATATTTTCTTTCTTGATAACTCTGAAGATGCCACCGAAGATGAACCTTCTTTAAATGAAGTTTTTGGAGAAGTCTTATCTACCCCTGAAGAAATTTTCCCCGCCATTGATAAAGATACTCAAACCACAACTCCTCCTTTAGAAGATGTTTTCCAGCTAGATTTTGATCCTAGTCAGTTGGAAGCCTTAGATCAAGGAATTGCCGATAATGAAGAAGAAGAAACTCCCAACCTAGAGGAAATTTTTGCCTCGGAATTTAGTGAGGAAGAAATTAACCTCCTTGCCAACGCTTCTGAATTAGCCCTTGAAAATGATAAAAATAACACTATTCCTAGTCTGGATGATGTTTTTGTTGCAGATGATAGTGGCTTAGTTAACACTCCCGAAGAATCAGAAGATAGCCCCCTTCCCCTTGATGATGTGTTTGCCAATCCCGATTTTAGTCTAATTGAAGCTGATGAAGAAGCAGAGGAAGAGGATATATTATCTTTGAGTGAAATTTTTTCTAATGTTGAATTACCCCTCGAAAATACTCCCGTTGCAGTTGAGCCAATAGAGGAAGCGACACCCTCTGAAGAAATTATTTCCCAAGACCAAAATGCCGTCAATAATCAATCAGAAGACATTTTTGCCCTTCCCCCTGAAGATGAAGAATCCTCTCATATCTCAACGACAGATCAAGATTCTGCTGATGAGGAGGAAAAACATCCTATTGAAGCTAAAACTCCTAAAGAAACTCATAAACAAACTATTATCAATCTCTCTCCTGAAGAAAGAGAGGTTCTCTTAAGTGCCAAAGGAGAAAACATAGAGCAAACAATTCAATCAATTAATGACATATATGACAAATTACCAGGACTAAAATCCCAAGAACAAATAAAAGGAACATCCAAAAAAGAAAAATCTTCCTCCAAAAAAACACCTATTACTCCTACATCAACGGCAAAATCTGGTACTCCTTCTCCCAAAAGTAATTTAACTATTCGAGTAGATTTAGACCGCTTGGAGAGAATGAATAACTTAATGGGTGAGTTGTCTATCAATCGTAATGGTTTATCTCTGCAAAACAACAAATTGCAAAATGCGGTTAAAGAGTTAATTGAAAGATTTGCTAATTTCCGACAACTGGCAAATAATTTGAGAGATTTATCGGATAAGATGCTCGTTTCTCCCGAAAAGTTTGCCCCAAGAGGACAAGTTAATAATAATTTCTCTCTTGCTTCATTAACTAGCGAAGATGATGATCTAAGTCTCCATTCTGCTTTTGACGCTTTAGAAATGGATCGTTATGACAACCTTTATAATATTACTCAAGGTTTAATTGAACAAATGATTCAATTAGAAGAAGCAGTGGATGATATTGGTTTATTTGCTTCTCAATCGGGGCAGACTGTAGAAAATCAAAGACAGATGCTTAATCGCCTCAGAGACGAATTAATGTGGGCAAGAATGCTTCCTTTAGGTGAAATTCTCAATCGTTTCCCTCGTGTTCTCAGAGATTTATCTGTTAAGTACAATAAAAAAGTTAATCTTAAGTTGAGTGGTACAAGTGTATTGGTTGATAAGGCGGCATTAGAAAAATTGTATGATCCTTTGGTGCATTTAATTCGTAATGCTTTTGATCATGGAATTGAAACCCCAGAATTAAGAAAGCAGAGAAATAAGCCTGACGTAGGTACTATCGAGGTTAAAGCGTATCATCAAGGTAATCAGACTGTTATTGAAATTCGAGATGACGGGGGAGGTTTAAATTTACAAAAAATAGGTCAAAAAGCCGTTGAGAAACAGCTAATAACTTCTGAGCAATTAGCGGTAATTACGAAGGAAAATTTACTGGACTTAATTTTTGAACCCGGATTTTCCACCGCTTCGGCAGTCACGGAAATTTCGGGCAGAGGGGTTGGTTTAGATATTGTTCGTTCTCAATTGCGATCGCTCAAAGGGACTATCAGCGTGGACTCTGAACCTAATGTTGGTACGACTTTTATTCTAAGACTACCTCTAACTTTAACTATTGATAAACTTTTGGTGTTGTCGGCGGGAGTTCATTTCTATGCTTTACCTTCAGATAATATTGTAGAAATTATCGTACCTGAAGATAGACAAATCAAAGTTTCTGGAAATAAACGCTTTTTACATTATGAAAGTAAAGTTGTACCGATATATCCTTTAATGGATTTACTAGAATATCGTTGTTATTTGCCTAACACTGCTAGTACAAGTCAGAGTTTGGATATTTTGCCTACTCCCGAAGAATGGGGAAAACCATTACTCTTAATTAATTTAGGGCAAGAGTTATTTGCCATGGAAGTTGATCACTTAGTGAGTGAGCAAGAATTGGTTATTAAACCTTTTGGCAAGGCTTTGACAGCACCTAGTTACACCTATGGTTGTACAATTTTAGGGGATGGTACATTAATTCCTGTTATCAATACGACTATCCTATTAGCTAATTATTTACAGGTTAGTTCTGGGGGTAATGTTGCACCTCGCCGAGTTGCTTCTTCTGCTGATAATATGGTACATTCTCAATCTTTCCAAGTATCTTCAGTGTTAGTAATTGATGATAGTGCGGCTATGAGACGAACTTTAGCTCTTTCTTTAGAAAAGGCAGGTTATCGAGTGGTACAGGCAAAGGATGGTAAAGATGCGATCGAACAATTACAACAGGGTTTAAATGTAAACTTGATTATCTGTGACATTGAAATGCCCAACATGAATGGCTTTGAATTCTTAGGACAAAGAAGACGTCATCCTGAATTTAAGAAAGTACCAGTTGCAATGTTAACCTCTCGTAGTAATGACAAACACCGCAAATTAGCGACTCATTTAGGAGCAAATGCTTACTTCACTAAACCTTATATTGAACAAAAATTCTTAGAGTCAATTCGTAATTTAATAGAAGGACAAAAGTCTGCGGTAACAGCATAG
- the coaD gene encoding pantetheine-phosphate adenylyltransferase — translation MIAIYPGSFDPITLGHLDLIKRSSILFEKVIVAVLKNPNKKPLFSIEKRVQQITECVNNISNVEVDSFTGLTVEYAKKKQAGVLLRGLRVMSDFEQELQMAHINKTLENSLETVFLATNTELSFISSSVVKEIAKFGGEIEHLVPPNIAEDLRIYLKK, via the coding sequence ATGATAGCTATTTACCCCGGCAGTTTTGACCCTATCACCTTGGGACATTTAGACTTAATAAAAAGAAGTAGTATTTTATTTGAAAAAGTCATTGTTGCAGTTTTAAAAAATCCGAATAAAAAACCCTTATTTTCCATCGAAAAAAGAGTTCAACAAATAACAGAATGTGTAAATAATATCTCTAACGTGGAAGTTGATAGTTTTACTGGCTTAACTGTGGAATACGCCAAGAAAAAACAGGCAGGAGTTTTACTCAGAGGCTTAAGAGTGATGTCTGATTTTGAACAAGAATTGCAGATGGCACACATTAACAAAACTCTTGAAAATAGTTTAGAAACCGTTTTTCTAGCCACCAATACTGAACTTAGTTTTATTAGTAGTAGTGTAGTCAAAGAAATTGCCAAATTTGGAGGAGAAATAGAACATCTTGTCCCCCCCAATATAGCAGAAGATTTAAGAATTTATTTGAAAAAATAA